From the genome of Longimicrobium sp.:
GGATGCAGGCGCTGATCAACGACCTGCTGGCCTACTCCCGCGTGGGGACGCGCGAGGTGGCCGCGGAGCCCACGGAGGTGGAGGGGGTGCTGGAGCGGGTGCTCGCGATGCTGGGCCCCGCCATCGAGGACGCGCGCGCGGCCGTCACCCACGACCCGCTCCCCACCGTGCGGGCCGACGCGGTGCAGATCGGGCAGCTCCTGCAGAACCTGGTCGCGAACGCCATCAAGTTCCACGGGCCGCAGGCGCCCCGCGTGCACGTGGGCGCCGCGCGCGGCGAGGACGAGTGGGTCTTCTCGGTGCGCGACAACGGCATCGGGATCGCGCCGGAGTACCAGGAGCGCATCTTCATCATCTTCCAGCGCCTCCACTCCCGCGCGGAATACCCCGGCACGGGGATCGGCCTCTCGATCTGCAAGAAGATCGTCGAGCGCCACGGCGGCCGCATCTGGCTGGAGTCCGCGCCGGGCGGGGGCACCACCTTCTTCTTCACCATCCCCGATCATCCCCCCGCGGGAGGCGGAACCCACCGATGATGTCCAGGCCGATCGAGGTCCTCCTGGTGGAGGACAACCCGGGCGACGTGCGGCTCACCCGCGAGGCGCTCAAGGAAGGGAAGGTCAGCAACAACCTCCACGTGGCGCCGGACGGCGTGGAGGCACTCGCCTTTCTGCGGCGCGAGGGGCCGCACGCCGGGGCGGTGCAGCCGGACCTGATCCTCCTGGACCTCAACCTCCCCCGCAAGGGAGGGCGCGAGGTGCTGGAGGAGATCAAGAGCGACCCCGCGCTGCGGCACATCCCGGTGGTGATCCTCACCAGCTCGCAGGCGGAGCAGGACATCGCGCGGGCGTACGACCTGCACGCCAACTGCTACATCTCCAAGCCCGTGGACCTCGACCAGTTCATCAACGTGGTGAGGTCGATCGAGGACTTCTGGTTCACTGTCGTCAAGCTGCCCACGCGATGATCGCCGCGGCGCCCGTCTCCATCCTGCTGGTGGAGGACAACCCCGGCGACGCGCGGCTCCTGCGCGAGACGCTGCGCGAGGCGGAGGGCTTTCCCTTCGAGCTGAGCCACGCCCTGCGGCTGGCGGACGCGGCGGCCATGTTCCCGCGGTGCGCCGCCGACGTCGTCCTGCTCGACCTATCGCTCCCCGACGCCCACGGGCTGGACACCGTGCGGCGGATGCTGGAGGTGGCGCCCGCGACCCCCATCATCGTGCTCACGGGCACGGACGACGAGCGCCTCGCCCTGCAGGCGGTGCACGCGGGAGCGCAGGACTACCTCACCAAGGGCCGGGTGGACGGCCCGCTGCTCGCCCGCTCCATCCGCTACGCCATCGAGCGCAACCGGCTGGAGCAGGAGCGCGCGCACCTCCTGCGCAGCGAGCGGGAGGCCCGCGCCACCGCCGAAGCCGCCGCGCAGGCCCGCGACGAGGTGCTCCGCGTGGTCTCGCACGACCTGGGGAACTACCTGGGCGCCGCGTCCGTGAACGTCGCCGTGCTCCAGCGCATCCTGCCGGAGGGGAGCGAGCCGATGCGCGAGCGGGTGGCGGGGATCCGCGACGCGGTGGCGCAGATGCAGCGCCTGCGGCAGGACCTGCTGGACGTGGCGAGCATCGAGGCGGGGCGCCTCTCGGTGGAGCCGGAGCCGCACGACCCCGCCACCCTCCTTGCCGAGGCGGCGGAGCTGTTCGGCCCCGTCGCGGCGGAGCACGGCATTGAGCTCGTCCTGCGCCCATCGGAGCCGCTCCCCGCCGTCCGCGCGGACCGTTCGCGCGTGCTGCAGGTGCTCGGCAACCTGATCGGCAACGCCGTCAAGTTCACCCCCCGTGGCGGCCGCATCACGCTGGCGGCGGATGCGGGCGCGGAGACCGTCCGCCTCTCCGTCCGCGACACCGGCACCGGGATTCCGCCCGAGCACCTCCCCCACGTCTTCGACCGCTTCTGGAAGGTGCGCGAGGGGAACCGCCATGGCGCCGGGCTGGGCCTCGCCATCGCGCGCGGCATCATCGAAGCCCACGGCGGCGAGATCCAGGTGGAGAGCACGCTCGGCACGGGAACCACGTTCACGCTTACCCTGCCGCTCGCCTGACAGCTGTTCCGCCTGGGAAGCCAAAGGGTAAGCACACGACACGAGCATTGTGCAAGCCCAGAGGATCAAAGGTGTCACGCAAAGACGCGAAGACGCGAAGGAAAGGCACTGAAGTACTTTCTTTGCGACTTTGCGCCTTCGCGTGAGACCATTTTCTTGATGCACCACCATGGCAAGAGACTGCGTCACACGCGAATCCTTCAATCGGAGATGAAGATGGAAGTGAACCAGCTGCGGGAGGAACCGCTCGGAGAAGGGGTGCTTCCGCTGCCGCCGCGAGAGGAGGGGGACGATTGGGAGCCCGACGCGGAGTTTCTGGCGGACTCGGTGGCGAGCCAGCTCTCGATCGCACGGAGCACCCGACGCGCGCGAATACTCCGGCCTCTGACAGGCACGGATACGTCACCCGCGTAGACCAGCTTCTCCCCACACGGCGCTGAGCCCCTCCCGACGGTGGTGGCTCGGCGCCGCGCCTACATTCCTGGAGCGAACACCCCAGGCAATGAGGCGACGATGTACCGATCTCTCCGCAGGCTCATCCCCGCAGCGCTCGCGATGGCGGCGACGCTCGCCTCGCCGCCGCTTCCCGCAAAGCCGGTGGCCGCGCAGGGCACCCGCGCGCTCCCGTTTGCGCCGGGCGACCAGTGCGTGTACCGGGGGAGCGGAGTGCTTGGCCGCATCGGGACGGGGGTGATGGCGGTGGAGGGGCCCGAGCAGGTGGATGGCCGCTCCGTCTACCTCCTTCGCTTCGACTTCCGGGGGCGCGTGGGACCCGCTTCGGTGGAGGATCACACCCGCTCCTGGTTCGACCCGGCCGAGCTCGCGTCGGTCCGATACACGAAGCGGGAGCGCACCCCCATCTCCTCGCGCGCGCAGGACGTGCGCATGGACTGGGCGGCGCGGCGCTGGAGCTCGGCGCCAGAAGGAGGCGGCGCGATGTCGACGGCCCTGCCCCTGGACGAGCTCTCCTTCCTCTACTTCATCCGCACGCTCCCCCTCGACGACGGCGACGTCTACACGCTGGCGCGCCACTACGAAGCGGGGCGCAATCCCGTCGTGATACGCGTTCTAGGACGCGGCCCGATCCGGGTTCCCGCCGGCCAGTTCACCGCCATCGAGGTGGTGATGCGCGTCAAGGACCCGGCGCGCTACGGGGGCGAGGGCGTGATCCATCTCCACCTGACCGACGACGCGCGCCGAATCCCGCTCCGCATCGAGTCCGCCGTGCCCCGCGCCGGGCGAATGGTGTTGTCGCTGGAAACGGGCCGTGGCGGGTGCGCGGTGAGCGGCGGGCGCTGACATGTCACGCAAAGGCGCAAAGACGCGAAGGAAAGACACGGAAACTCTTTCTTTGCGCCTTCGCGTCTTTGCGTGAGGCCAATTTTTCCTCCAATGCACGCGGATTCGTGATCCGCGGGTCGAGCTTCGCCGGACACGATCCACCCACATCCCCCGACTCCCGCCCGGAGCCCGGCACGCCACTTTGGATGCACGACGAAGCCCCGCTCCCGACCGCGCGCCCCAGGATGCGATCATGACCACCCCAGCCCTTCACCAGCCCACCGCCCGCAGACTGCTCGGTGCCCAGCTCCCGGTCCGCGTGGCTCTCCTTGCACCCGGGGTGTCCGACGACGAGATCGCCGCCGCCGCACGCCGCGCCCTCGCCACGAACCCCTGCATCCCCTGCGAGCGAGTACGTGTGGACGTGCGCGACGGCCGCATCACGCTGGAAGGCGAAGTCGAGTGGCTCTACCAGTGCTTCGATGCGTACGACGCGGTGTGCCGAGTGAAGCAAGCCGCGGGATGCACCAACCACATCAGCGTGGTGCCGGGCGGGCATGCCGGCTGAACGATGCGCGGTACGATCCCGCCGCAGGCGCGAAGGGGAGGGAGCAACGCGCTCCCTCCCCTTCGTGCGCCGGGGTCGGGGAAATCTCCATTCCTGGCGTCGAGACATGCCCGCGCGGCACGTGGAGCGGAAGCGCGAAAAGCCGGGCGCCGAATCGACATCTCCCCGGCAGAGCGGGAGCCCGGCGCCGCGTAGCTTGGTTGCAGGCGACAGGGGAAGTCATCGAGACCCTCTCCGGGTCGCCGGATCTCACCGGGATCCACCAGGAACCACGGAGAACTACCATGCGCAAGAAACTCATCCTGGGCGCGATGCTCGCCGGCCCCGCCTTGATCGCCGCCGGAATGCTCCCCACGCTCTCCTTTCAGCCGCAGAGCCGGGTGTGGGTCGAAGGCACCTCCACCGTACGCGGCTACCGCTGCGAGAGCACGAGCGTGACCGGCACCGCGCAGGCCTCCTCGGCCGAGCTGGCCGACCTGGCCTCCGTGCCGCGCGCCGAGGTCACCATCCCGGTCGCATCGCTCGACTGCCGCAACGCGACGATGAACGGCCACATGCGCAGGGCGCTGAAGGCCGAGCAGAGCCCCACGATCCGGCTGCGCGCCAGCAGCGTCCGCGTGACCGCCGGCACCGCCCGGATCAGCGGCGACCTCACCATCGCCGGGCAGACGCGCCCCGTCACCATCGACGGCACCGTGACCAGCGAGGACGGCAAGGTGCGGGTGCGCGGAACGGAGCGGCTGGTGATGACCGACTTCGGCGTGCAGCCGCCCAGCCTGATGATGGGGACGATGAAGGTGGCCGCGCCCGTGACGATCGGCTTTGACGTGGTGCTGAAGCCCTGAAGAGCGACGCTGACGATACACGGGGGCGCACTCCCGCGCCCCCGCAGCTGGAAACCCGCCCCGGAGACCGGATCATGACCTCCCTGAATCGTGCGCTGCCCCTGGCCGCACTCGCCCTCCTCATCGCCGCCCCGGTGCTCGCCCAGGGCACGCAGCTGGCGATGAACACCGCCCCGCGCGCTGCGGCGGACACCACCGCGCCCGCCGAGCCCCGCGCCGCCACCGCCGCTGTCACCGCAGGCACCTACGGCCTCGCCGGCTACGGGCGCCCGACCTTCGAGCTGCCGAAGCAGGACCTGAGCGAGGGGAGCCTGCAGCTGCAGATCGGCGGCGCCTTCGCGCAGACCTTCCAGGCGCTCGACCACAGCAACGAGGCCACGCCGGCGCCCGGCACCACGCTCGGCAAGATCCGCGGCGGTTTCAACCTGGCCAGCGCCAACCTCTCGCTCGGCGCGCGCCTGGCGCGCGGCGTACGGGTGGACCTGGACAGCTACATGTCGTCGCGGCACCACAACGAGTTCTGGGTCAAGGGCGGCTACGCCACCATCGACGCCTCGCCCATCGACCACCCGGTGCTGAACCAGATCATGAAGTACACGACGGTTCGCGCCGGCATGTACCAGCCCAACTACGGCGACGCGCACTTCCGCCGCTCGGACAACGGGAACACCATCCGCAACCCGTTCATCGAGAACTACGTCCTGGACGCCTTCACCACCGAGATCGGCGCGGACGTGCTGGTGCGCGCGGGGAACGCCTTCGTGATGGGCGGCGTAACCACGGGCGAGAACAAGGGCGACATCAAGGAGACGGCGGTGGACGCGAAGCCCGCCTTCCTGGGCAAGATCGGCTTCGACCGGCAGGTCAGCGACGCGCTGCGCTTCCGCCTGACGGCCAGCGGCTACAACGCGGCTTCGTCGCCCTCGACCA
Proteins encoded in this window:
- a CDS encoding BON domain-containing protein, producing MTTPALHQPTARRLLGAQLPVRVALLAPGVSDDEIAAAARRALATNPCIPCERVRVDVRDGRITLEGEVEWLYQCFDAYDAVCRVKQAAGCTNHISVVPGGHAG
- a CDS encoding YceI family protein codes for the protein MRKKLILGAMLAGPALIAAGMLPTLSFQPQSRVWVEGTSTVRGYRCESTSVTGTAQASSAELADLASVPRAEVTIPVASLDCRNATMNGHMRRALKAEQSPTIRLRASSVRVTAGTARISGDLTIAGQTRPVTIDGTVTSEDGKVRVRGTERLVMTDFGVQPPSLMMGTMKVAAPVTIGFDVVLKP
- a CDS encoding response regulator, which translates into the protein MMSRPIEVLLVEDNPGDVRLTREALKEGKVSNNLHVAPDGVEALAFLRREGPHAGAVQPDLILLDLNLPRKGGREVLEEIKSDPALRHIPVVILTSSQAEQDIARAYDLHANCYISKPVDLDQFINVVRSIEDFWFTVVKLPTR
- a CDS encoding hybrid sensor histidine kinase/response regulator; the protein is MIAAAPVSILLVEDNPGDARLLRETLREAEGFPFELSHALRLADAAAMFPRCAADVVLLDLSLPDAHGLDTVRRMLEVAPATPIIVLTGTDDERLALQAVHAGAQDYLTKGRVDGPLLARSIRYAIERNRLEQERAHLLRSEREARATAEAAAQARDEVLRVVSHDLGNYLGAASVNVAVLQRILPEGSEPMRERVAGIRDAVAQMQRLRQDLLDVASIEAGRLSVEPEPHDPATLLAEAAELFGPVAAEHGIELVLRPSEPLPAVRADRSRVLQVLGNLIGNAVKFTPRGGRITLAADAGAETVRLSVRDTGTGIPPEHLPHVFDRFWKVREGNRHGAGLGLAIARGIIEAHGGEIQVESTLGTGTTFTLTLPLA
- a CDS encoding DUF3108 domain-containing protein encodes the protein MYRSLRRLIPAALAMAATLASPPLPAKPVAAQGTRALPFAPGDQCVYRGSGVLGRIGTGVMAVEGPEQVDGRSVYLLRFDFRGRVGPASVEDHTRSWFDPAELASVRYTKRERTPISSRAQDVRMDWAARRWSSAPEGGGAMSTALPLDELSFLYFIRTLPLDDGDVYTLARHYEAGRNPVVIRVLGRGPIRVPAGQFTAIEVVMRVKDPARYGGEGVIHLHLTDDARRIPLRIESAVPRAGRMVLSLETGRGGCAVSGGR